Proteins encoded within one genomic window of Triticum aestivum cultivar Chinese Spring chromosome 2D, IWGSC CS RefSeq v2.1, whole genome shotgun sequence:
- the LOC123049999 gene encoding FCS-Like Zinc finger 1 — MACAFFFDAEPLGEPGLRLHGPELELDACALCTKPLQGNSDIFMYKGDTPFCSEDCRYEQMHFDAAMARQQASARRKQQQQQAQAQLSVPGAPAPAPAPVSNKADVSVAS; from the coding sequence ATGGCCTGCGCCTTCTTCTTCGACGCGGAGCCGCTGGGCGAGCCGGGGCTGCGCCTGCACGGGCCGGAGCTGGAGCTGGACGCCTGCGCGCTCTGCACCAAGCCGCTGCAGGGCAACAGCGACATCTTCATGTACAAGGGGGACACCCCCTTCTGCAGCGAGGACTGCCGCTACGAGCAGATGCACTTCGACGCCGCCATGGCCAGGCAGCAGGCCAGCGCCCGgcggaagcagcagcagcagcaggcccaggCGCAGCTCAGCGTGCCGGGAGCACCGGCGCCGGCACCGGCACCGGTGTCCAACAAGGCCGATGTGTCCGTGGCGAGTTAG